The Vulgatibacter sp. genome window below encodes:
- a CDS encoding c-type cytochrome yields MARSMRNASMKILAAVALLGLAGCPSPEGEPNPKPAPEQPPAQQQQPAAQQPAAQAPAAGAAGAGGAAAAAPAAQVSPEALAEAKQTFSTVCATCHGPQGAGDGPASAGFPVKPRSFNDAEWQKSVTDEHIAKVIVEGGPAVGKSPLMPGNPQLAGKPEVVSGLVQLVREMGKGGAAK; encoded by the coding sequence GGCACGCAGCATGCGCAATGCCTCGATGAAGATCCTCGCCGCCGTGGCGCTGCTCGGCCTCGCCGGCTGCCCGAGCCCCGAGGGTGAGCCCAACCCGAAGCCGGCGCCGGAGCAGCCCCCTGCGCAGCAGCAGCAGCCGGCAGCGCAGCAGCCCGCCGCCCAGGCCCCCGCCGCAGGTGCAGCCGGCGCCGGTGGCGCGGCAGCCGCCGCTCCCGCTGCCCAGGTGAGCCCCGAGGCCCTGGCCGAGGCGAAGCAGACCTTCAGCACCGTCTGCGCCACCTGCCATGGCCCCCAGGGCGCGGGCGACGGCCCTGCCTCCGCCGGCTTCCCGGTCAAGCCCCGCTCCTTCAACGACGCCGAGTGGCAGAAGTCGGTGACCGACGAGCACATCGCCAAGGTGATCGTCGAGGGCGGCCCCGCCGTGGGCAAGAGCCCGCTGATGCCGGGCAATCCGCAGCTCGCCGGCAAGCCGGAGGTCGTCAGCGGCCTCGTGCAGCTCGTCCGCGAGATGGGCAAGGGCGGCGCAGCGAAGTAA